The region aatattatgtgtgcaatgcggcttgtgtgcaatagtatcttgtgtgcaaacgtccattcgtctcttaattttttaattgtgcacaATAGtgcttgtaggcaatcgacTTGTaggcaataatttttgtgcgCAAACGAATTGTCGGCAAATGAGATGTTGGCAAACGACACTGTAGGCAATTGATTTGTAGGCAATTGGGACCCTCTCAAATGATTATTGCAGGGAATGTAAAAGGTTTCACTGCAAATTCAAGTGTGTTATTAACTAAAGCTCTTCTTATACATTTCTTGTTgttttaaatcacgtcatttaacacgattaaacgtattaacttttaatttaatatgattaaacgTGTTAAATGATGTAATTTAACACACATAAAGAAACACATAAAAAGTGCTTCTGTCTAATATATGTTCTTTTTAGACGTTTATGCGTTACACTTGGATTTTCGGTGTTTATAATGgttatttcatgatacataAGTGTAGAGCGATAGTAAAGGATGGaatacagcaaaatacaagtgcatagctcttgtattttttgtttagctTGATATCTTTTATTAGTATCTCACCTGCTGTTTGAGATATACGGATTTTTTAGCGTGTGGGATTTATGCCATGCATAtactatgtttacgcgagcgttactttctgtagtaacttacgataattccttcgcgtaaacaggattttgtagtaacttacgataatttactccgcgtaaacgagtgaattattgtaagttactagACTATAGAAGTAACGCTCCccgtaaacgtagtaaataGTACAGACACTCCGTAAAAATCAAAATCTCTTATgtgttctttttcctttttttttttggatcgTGTACCAATAATCattcctaacgcgagcgtgaaatgggccgcttttcgcgcttgttttgagtgagcaaaacgatccaattctccactagttgaaaaatggagccatttctcaactagtggagaaataaaattgtaaaacaagctcGAAACGCTTGTAAAACGCTTGTAAAACGCTTGTAAAACGCTTCGCTCGTGCAaccaacttcacactcattcagaatcggccacttttcccactagttgtacaatatactattaatgCATCTATCGTtcgtctattttatttaaaaaatttttaggttttataatttgtttatcattcttaccttgataaacttttttacacacattttataacttaatatgatattttattgccttatttataaacattatttgtaattttttataaggcaTATATTTCACCCATGAATGTCATATATTCCACTCCTATAGGatatatggcaaaaatgcaaggatttctaaattctttttgttaaatacaaagaataaatattttatatttctaatttttttatagtagtagacaatataaagtttttattggtataaCTCATTTGCCTTAAACATAGTAGATagtactcgataaattaagCTTTTATTAGGTGTGGCGTAtataccggagttaccctatagaaataaaattttagcacATGTAATGTTATggataaatttaacaataccgAGAgctaatttacaaataatctgtaaaaataCTAGATTCTGcagttaatttttcataaaattcctGTATATTTAACTGaaacaagagaaaaaatgcaTAAGTAAAGATCTAGAAAAATTCAgtattatcaaaaaaataaataaatttcctcTGTAaatttacatcaatttttatgagtGTGCAGTTAAAATCATAGAACAAAACTATCTATCTTTATGTTCCTcaatgtttctttcttttatcacTGAATCAATATATCCGAATCACcctttttttagttttctttCGTGTAATTGGCTATATTTtgatcgattaaaaataaaattaaagatattttttcctaAACCAGCTGtttctgaattttaattatacatttaataaaaagattaataaaatgttggaagcatacataaataataaaatatatctaataattaaaaaaccttTACTCGACACTTGCATATAACCTATTCTGATACGCGTAAAGATGTTTAACCTTTTTTTCAGACACTTATAAACGTAtccagaaattaatatatatatatatatatatatatatatatatatatatatatatatatatatgtagctCAAAATGTGCGAGAaacaatctatttttttttaataaaaagatttattattttgattaatttgaagTACACTTTTTCACTTAAATATGAAGGCTTTAGTAACTTCTTTGTTACTAAGTTTTAGGAGATAACATTTGGATTACaaaactaatttaataaatttattaactataatttaagtttattataataaaatgctaATTTGAGGCttggttataaaaatatgcgaTGGACggtgtttaaaatttaaaaaaatgttataaataatgatctcTTTCGCCATATATTTGCtaagaaaaatgcaattttcttGCATATTTTAAACACCGTAGTAATCAATTCGCATTTGTGtgttttatttagtttttttacctaaatgaaataaaaaaaagaacagcaatatgtatataatacgcgtgtgtgaaaaaaaattgtacttaCGATAGCAATGAGTGCTAAAACGAAAAGCCCGACTTTCTTCATCTTTCTGCTTTTTAGTGACAGAAACGAACAACTTGCATAAACTGATCCGACAACTGGGCGACATTGTATTTCCATggacatatttatattgtcCGCAGCGTTGTATATGATCTTACATCATCGACACGCGAGAGGGAATTCTGCatttgtgtgtatatgtaacGTGTGTATGCGCGTAGATTTGCGGAAGCGCTTTAGTATAATTGGCCGGCATATCAGATTTGCATAAGTTTTGATGGCGTTGTGATACTACGTGATTACAATATCGCAATTGTTTCAtgcgtgcatgtgtgtgtTCAAATTAAGTGTATTTCATTTGTGCGGTATTGGTTACATTCAGAAAAAACACAGCAATTGTACGCAAAGCTGATTCAATTCAATTGAAATGCTTAACAAGTAATGtagtataaatgtataaataatacaagtACGACAATTTTAATCAGTACATgtacactgagagaaaaaaatgttataatgaAGTAAATAcatttactaaaaattatttatttttattaaaatatacatttattttatttaaatgaaaatatctacctctaaataaaaatacctttaaatatttctaaataaatacacctattattaagtaaataagctatTATAGGAGCcaccaaataaatattttttttaaatcaaaatatatatatttttttaatgtaagtaaaaatatatagagaatTTTAgccttatattattaataaacatgttATTTAGCCTTATGAGAATTTTAgccttatattattaataaacagtGTTCCTCTTTATGGCTGGTACCTAGAAGAGACCACATAGAATACCTTGTCATCCGTGAGTGGTCACCgtcatgttaaattaaattgttacaatCTACATCTCACACAGCACATTGCTGAAGATAGTCCGAATAGGGACCGAAACATACGTTTAATTCcaaagaagaataaatataatttctgcaCCGTCAACAGCGATCGGCTATTAATTAGCCCGGTTTTTTCCacgaatatattaatgtttatataaaaaataaaattaaaattacacttataattgcaattttacaatttgagatttaaaaagacattttatatgtaatacgatgcttatattaataattacatttacaaaattacactctgaaatattaatacaattgatataattaagatatataatatataatattatatattaataagatataataataattaataattttatatacaaaatatatttttattaaacaaagtaTCAAAATATAGAACAATACTGCACGTTTATTGAGTAATAGataacgaattaaaaaaaaaaaaacaggattatgataaaataataagtgaTAAAAATGGTAGCGGCAAATTACGATGATtacaaatgataaaaaataatgacagtAATTACGTCACTGCTCAAGGTCGCCAACATGCTGTTTTGTTACAACGTGCAACAGATATACGGACTCAAACTTTAATTTGATCTTGCCTATTGTCGGTTATGTTTAACAGCAAATAGTTTctgcgaaaaagaaattcttttggCCTTGTTATCGCCTTCGGAATTATTGGGTAATAAAATGTAGCTGGAATTACAGATGATATACGCCTGTATTCATAATAAACAATTGATCTTatcttttttcagaatataggattatattttaatgtgtatTATTACACTTCACACGATTTTAATCTGAATAATATTACGtagattctaaataatattattactattgacttttatttcagaaatattttagaaatattggtttatattattttatctttatttttatttttgttatttattttatttttaattatattatttatttttaatagaatttttagaaaaaacaaaaatagcaatttgtttattctttagaccttttctaaaatatttttttattttataaaatattattttatttttgaattttaatattgtagaatttaaataaaaaattaaaaaattttaatttaaattaaaagattaaaaatctcAATTAGAAGtttacctttatttttttaggttCAAAAAAGGCGTTCGATGGATGATAATCGCTTTTAAACCCAGCTATTTGCCACGGTATCTAAAATGTCACCTTCTCCAACACCTTGTTCCAACCCTTGTTTCGTCCGGCTACAATTTTATGCGACGCTGCATATACAAACTAACTTCTACCATTACCGACTGCCATTATAACCGGCGACGTGAGTCGCTTACGCGAACTCCATCTTCGCTTTTACACATACATAAGcgcgtatatatgtacgtgGTTGCCGCATATTGCGTTTGCAGTGGCTGGCCGTTAAAACGTTGCGCTTTATCACCGTCGTGACACTAAATAATTCACAAGGCGTTAAGGTTACTTGGTACTTTGTTTATTCATATAAGCTTGCGTACAGGTGTACCAGATGTAGCATAATTCATGAAATATTTGAGCTTTCGGgatgtaataaagaaagagaaataagagtaaaaataaagaataagaaaataaaattaatagaaaaataactgAGTTCTTTTAAACATCTATTGAAtggttatattataataatgtaaataataatacaatatgtaggaaaaatatgaatgtatacaaaaaaatataaagaaatttatatataaggtaacataaaaatacgaaaaaggAAAGATAGAGCATAGagactttaatatatatatacaaagcaaattatttcgaaaaaaatataagatttgtaAGAGATTCTAGAATGGCTGAACGATTGAAGACGAAATATTAATTCGCAGCGTAAGTTATTAATTGCACATATTTATTCAGAGTTCAATAGGTTTGCTCTTTCCATCACGATTTTCTAATTGCCTTCTTTTCGACTCgcacttgaaaaaaaataaaacaaggtTATGGAAaagcgtttttttaaattgtatataactttacaaatattaattatattatttttataattctttatatctaatattttgtaatgactttttttataaaagtttttataaataacataattaaaattaaaaaattatatttttttatacactgttgaaaaatttttgtagttttgttaaaatttttgtgtaaaataatcaacacatacatgtgtagatttaacgtatgcctgctatgttaattgaacttaacaaatttaaaatgtaaaattattaaaataattttaaaaatatgttaaagtaacacaatttaaacgtatttattaaatgtgttaaaatttacagaaaaagagcgttggattttattctatactaatagaaataaaaataaaaatttacagaagaagagtgttaattttattattctacaatcttaactttaacttaaaagttatgttaattgtacacataattaatctcaaattacgattaaaattacattttctttctgttgaaatattttaacatagtatcgGTGTTACCacatttaacacatccatattatgttaaattaacgcAAAACTTTGAATGGACCGTttgggacatgtgatttatgttatatttaacacaaatttttcaacagtgtaccattttaattacgtatagtaggggagaccggggcaaagTCGGCCCCGGGACGGAGtcgtttttgcaattatctcgaattctgtatgttgtgtgaactcgccattaatacAGTAAACGCGGCTTATGGTACCCacgtgaccaacggagtttagtgagGTTACGTGCCATGTTGTGATTCTTATCGaagcaaacgtgttttcgcaggtcgaaagtaaaatttcttccgcgtcgaaagtttgtaatatcttaagtaTTATTGTTTCtccgaatctcaaagtaaaagtgattctaaagagtaatgcatgctgaaaaCGAATCCAgtgcagtttttttattttcattgatttcaattattttataagcgacCAAACCTAAAACTTGTGTTCGGGGCGAAGTCGTGACCGAGCCACCGGAGCGGACTCGTCCCGGTGGTTTCACTTTATTTTCCGTTGCAAATGCGTCATTGTATTTCTCAACTGCAGGAAAATGGTTACGCACGTACCATCGCAAAACGGTTGCCGTCGACAAGGAGCAGCTTAAGAAGGCAGTTCTTGCGGTAAAGAAAGCTAGTATTAAGATAAAAGTAGCCACAAAAAAATTCGGCGTCCCGAGCTCTACGTTGGCCGACTGGCTGAGAAAGAATGATAATGATATAACACATTTGGATGCGGCTCCGGGAGTGTAACGATTCCGCCCCGggaattttgacttttcgatGTTTGCACCTTGGtcgtttttactttataccggttgaacaaagcgacgtagaccaaaaatgcctatataaattttgtagccaagggtgttcactctttacaatggtatactatatttcactaaaatgatttattttgttgatttattttgttgttaaaaatcggcaccaaAAAATAGGaccgacttcgccccggtctcccctacaggaattgatataaataagtagaatatttcaaaaatgttttgaaaaaaacaaatgttatattttattgcattattagcACAAACAACTCAGTTACAGTTTAAGAAAAAGCAACAAGAAACctttaaagtatattaaaaacacataaaataaagattattaatgcGGGATTTCTACAACctgctattatttttttacatagaaaGAGTTTTACgtaaagaaaagaatgtatttcTTCAATTAGGGTTTGTCGATAAGAGCTACCGTAGGCAACGCACACTGGACACCCTTCATTGTCTGTTCTGTATTAGCTTCTTTGGGTCCTTTATATTCAActgcaataataaaagattatttaagaaactggaaatatatcgtataattatattgtttatataacaaattaaaaaaattattataccgTGCGTATACCAAAAGTTTCGGAACGaccaattatctcagaaagtatattggtttattggaaaaacaTTTCAGATAAAATTCAAAGGGGGCCAATaaatcttattagattttaagTCCGGGGCTCGTGTTGAGGcccaagtcaaattttttaaataaaatatggaatACATTTTCTTGCAGCATTCATGTAtacacaagtatttaaaaaagttgagGTACTACTGCAATAGCATATTCTTGAGACCAAATCAAGTTTTGTCCTGTATCACTTTTCTCTCCGACGAATAGCTATCGAGATGTCGTAAGCTAAATATTGGAAAAgttaccaagttttccttaaacatatctcaaaaagtataaggcaaataaaaatatgtttttgacaaaagttgttcaaattaattaatggaaaaaattgataaaataaaaaatgggggtttttatttaaaaaatttgacttggaCTCTACTGGGAACTTTTGGTACGCACTGGGAcgcacataaataataataataagtaatgtaatatataaataatggaatatatttattacgtgtTTCATAGCACTTGCGAACAGTGTCCTTCGCTTGGTTTCTCTTGGCTTCGTCAGATATAAGATTATCAAAATCTGCAAGAcctttttctaatatatatttacccTCTTCATCGATCTGAAATCagtaaatttgtaatttataaaataatttattctatctATAAATTCTTATAGAAGTCACTCAGAttgtattgtacatatattctcATTAATACGATTTgtgctattaattttttttattactaacgatacaatttttcttttatattacgttacTTGTAATCtgcaatattatacataatacgttattaaatatttgataagttATAGTAATGTTATTTAGTTgctattgatatttattgtgaTATTTGTTGTGTTATGCTATGGGATAGATAAACTTAACTATCGTCATtaaggaatatttttattattccttttcttgataaaaaatatttacatatattaatttttcagacattttaattataaataatagtgATCGTTGTTAATagcatttaaaattgattataaacagaaaataatcttattatttctgctaattaaatttcaaatttataagatttgTATGATTTATGgacatatacaattaaattaaatttattgtataaaattaaattgaattacaaTTGTTATGACAATGATATATGATCAATACACGTATACGCTACCCAGGTAGCACTTTTATTAGtttcatatacgttttttgaacgtaCACATAGTTTCATAACCGTAAAGAACCATTAAAaaacgtttgaacaaaaatgtttttaaaactatGATCTAAGAAACGTATTTGTTACGTTTCTacagttaacaaaaatacctgtttgttaaatttttcctttcaaaattataatttgctttatctatatatgtataatagctGTAATAgccttttttgaaacatttaaatgtatattgcactaattattgcacaaaataaatcattttatccatgcacatatatccatttatttacttaaattaattttgtcttaCCGGTCTTAATCTATTTGTCATCGGAAAAATCTGAGCTAAGAAAACTTtcaacagttgcaaaataaacgtttctttGAACGTAGCcattgaaagaacatttatacgTATGTTCCGTTTTGAAGAATTTCCTGAACTAGTGCACAATAGTAATGCAATTAAGTTGGAATAaaacaagtatattttttctaacgcgagcgtgggccgcttttcgcgcttgttttgagtgagcaaaacgatccatttcgcATCGATGACGTAAGCGTTGAGAAATAAAGCCATTTCTTAACTGtgaagaaatgaaattgtaaaacaaacgcgaaaagcggcctgtttcacgctcttgttaagaaaaatagtatgaacaactcgtgggaagaagagtggtcgagcccaaatgagtgtACCAATAATCATTCttaacgcgagcgtgaaatgggccgcttttcgcgcttgttttgagtgagcaaaacgatccatttctccactagttgaaaaatggagccatttctcaactagtggagaaatgaaattgtaaaacaagcgcgaaaaacggcctgtttcacgctcttgttaggaaaaatagtatgaacaactcgtgggaagagtggtcgagcccaaataagtgtgatggtcgcacgagcgaagcgagtacacaacttcacactcattcagaattgaccacttttcccactagttgtacaatatactattgtttcattttaacttattgcacgaatGCGTACCAGTTCaggaatttcttcgaaaaagaatagacgTCATAGATGGTATATGCATAaagcttctagaacattctcacgcatgtctcaaagacgtcataaacacgttcaaaagacgtgaaaagtaggaattttaaatgtttttatctaaaatgtgTGTTGacaaaacgtttctataatagttttttagaCGTTATTATcatgtctgtgaagttggcatatcattttccagcagatcaaaaataaaagggagtTTTTGTCGCAtatgcagtcgagttctatagttcctgatactttttagtaatagttctggtgattttacccaaaacagtcgatcgaaaaaatgatctgttaacttcccgtagcagatcattttctagcggatcaaaaataaaagaaagttcttgtcgcatgcagtcgagttctatagtttctaatactttttagcaatatttctggtgattttacccaaaaaacagtcgattgaaaaaattactgtTAGTTTTCCGTAGCATAGAGTGAGATGCCGAAGAAATCTCGGAGTTTcggtttatataaaacatttttcgaatagttttgaacatactgaagcattttctaaaaagttcccggcactagcaatgttgtatgatttttttataaattaataccaCCCGAAAGCCGAgtacttagagagaatagagtgatatgctgtacgaaatgtcgcagttccggtttatctaaattatttttcgaatagttctgagcatactgaagcattttGTAAAGAATTCCCGACACTAGCAATGttgtatgattgtttaaaaaattaaaaccgctcgaaaaccgagtatttagagagaataggatgatatgctgtacgaaatgtcacagttccggtttatataaaatatttttttaatagttctgagcataatGAAACTGATCTGCTAGTTTTCCGTAGCAAACATTTATTACCGATACGATGTGATATGCTGGTGCGTCGCGCGAGTTCTGGGCTTTTTTCGAGgcctatattatatatagttctAATGCTTTTCTATGTATTTCAGAAGAGTAAAGCTTCTATATagcaattttcgaaaatttgttatttttcttaacacCTCACCCATATAATTGTGCATGATATGCTAATATATTACTGTAAGTTCAAGACtgttttcgaattttaaattgtagaatgtgttcttataaaaaattaattttctga is a window of Temnothorax longispinosus isolate EJ_2023e chromosome 1, Tlon_JGU_v1, whole genome shotgun sequence DNA encoding:
- the LOC139811385 gene encoding uncharacterized protein, whose product is MKTLVLVACLLAVVYAANEKVTRFHENVATCSQELNKPPAGPEVIFCVLQKGGNIDEEGKYILEKGLADFDNLISDEAKRNQAKDTVRKCYETLEYKGPKEANTEQTMKGVQCALPTVALIDKP